The stretch of DNA CGGGAGGTCGAGTCTCCGAGGTGGAACGACAGGAAGATAAGGATGTCCGAGATACTGACCAAGCCGGAGGACCGCATAATAATCATGTCCGACGGCATAACCCAGTCCGGAATGGGCACCTACTCCCACCCCCTGGGCTGGGGAGAGGAGGGGTGTCGCTCCTTCGTGCTGAAGACGGTAAGGCGAAGACCGGACATATCCGCCGGAGATCTGGCGGTCAGAGTCATGGAGGAGGCCATCTCGAAGGAGCCGTCCAGGAGAAGCGGCGACGACATGACCTGCGCCGTGATGTACTTTCGAAGGCCCAGAAATCTCATCCTGCTTACGGGGCCTCCCTTCTCGAAGGACAGAGACGGAGAGTACGCCGCCGCGTTGAAGGATTTCGAGGGAACCAAGGTGATATGCGGCGGAACCACGGCGGAGATAGTGGGCCGCAGGCTGGGCAAGTCCATAGAGACCGACCTCGAGAGCTGGTCCCCCGGAGTTCCGCCCCGGTCCTCCATGGAGGGAGTGGACCTCATAACCGAGGGAATACTCACACTGACCGAGGCCAAGAAGATACTGGAGAGCCAGAGAGGCCTGAGGGAAACCAACCCCGCGGCCGAGCTGGCCAGGCTGCTGCTGGACAACGACGTAATAAACTTCGTGGTGGGAACCAGGATAAACGAAGCCCACCAGGATCCCACCCTTCCGGTGGAGATAGAGATAAGACGCAACATAGTAAAGGGCATTGCGACGGTGCTGGAGGAGAAACACCTCAAGGAGGTCTCCATAAGATACTTTTGACGAAACCCGTTTTCTGAACTGAAAAAAAGAACGAATTGAAGACTGGAGGGCTCTTTTTCGAAAGAGCCCTCTTAACTTTCTGAAATATCAGCCTTCGGAGCTTTGTTTCACCCCTTGGATCTGGTACAATATTTTATGTGAAACTCTGAAGTATCTTTATCATCAGAAAGGGGAGAGAGTAAACTTGAGGAAATTATTTGTTCTCTGTATGGCCGTCGCTCTTTGCTGCACAATGGCAGCCGGAGCCATGGCGGAGGAAACAGTCAAGATAGGGTATCTGGCAGCTCTGACCGGCGACTGGGCAGCATACGGTCAGACCGAGAAGAACACGGCGCAGTTGGCCGTAGACGAGATCAACGCCAAGGGCGGCATCGACGGCAGGAAGGTCGAGCTGGTCGTCTACGATTTCAGAGGTCGTCAGGAAGACGCGGTCAACGCGGTCCGTCGTCTTCTCGAGGAAGACAAGGTATCGGCCATAGTCGGAGCCAACGCCAGCGGCATAAACATAGCCACGGCGGCTCTGGTCAACAGGGCCGAGGTTCCCCAGATCGGCACCGTCTCCACCAACCCGATGGTAACTGTCGACAGAAAGGGCAAGGTTCGCCCCTACAGCTTCAGAATATGCTTCACCGACCCCTATCAGGGCAAGCTCATAGCCTGGTTCGCCGCCAAGGAACTCGGCAAGACCAAGGCCGCGGTGCTCTACGACATAGCCAGCGACTACGCCCAGGGACTTCGGGAGTTCTTCATAAAGAGCTTCGAGGAGTACGGAGGAGAGACCGTCGCTGACGAGGCATTCAAGGGCGCTCAGGACGTGGACTTCCGGGCCCAGCTCACAAAGATCCGCGAGGCCGGAGCCGACGTACTCGTCCTTCCCAACATGGGCAAGGAGATGGCCCTCATAATGAAGCAGGCCAGAGAGCTCGGCATGGACGACCTGGTATTCGTCGGCGGCGACGGCTACGCCGAGTTCATGTGGGAGATCGCCGGCAAGTCGATGGAGAACTCCTACTGGATCAACCACGTCTCCCCCAGCGACCCCAACATGGCCAAGTTCTTCGAGGACTACGAGGCCAAGTACAACGACGAGTGCAAAGAATTCGTCAACGGCATCCTCGGATACGACGCCATGTACTGGCTCTTCGACGCCATCGACAGAGCCGACTCGACCGATTCGGTGAAGATAGCCCAGGCCCTGGCCGACACCAAGGACCTACAGCTTCACCATGCCACCATCACTATGGACGAGTTCCACAACCCCCTCAACAAGGACGGCATAGTCCTGATAGCCAAGGACGGCAAGGGACAGTTCTTCAAGAAGATCAAGCCCGAATAAAAACGGCGAAATAAGCTTATCCCGAGGCGGGTGTGCCGGGAGCACACCCGCCTTTTCATAAAGACCTCACGAGAGGAGGCTGGGAATGTGGCAACGCTGATACAACAGATAATCAACGGTCTTTCCCTGGGCTCCATCTACGCCCTCATAGCCGTCGGCTATTCTCTGGTTTATTCCATACTTATGTTTTCCAACTTTGCCCACGGCGGTTTTCTTATCATAGGTGGCTATCTCTGTTATTTCGCCCTGAACTCGGCGGGGTTCAACATCTGGGTAGCCGGATTCGGAGCCCTCATAGGGGCTGGCTTCGCGGCCGTAGCTACCGAGAGACTGACCTATAAACCCATTAGGGAGAGGACCTCGGTCACCCTTTATCTTCTTATAGCCTCGATGGGCATGAACATAGTCATCGAGAACATATTCGTCATAGTGGCGGGAGGACGGTTCAGAGCCCTGCCGCCGGTCATACCGACCACTCCGGTTCATCTCTTCGGAAACGCTACCACCAGCGCACTGGACCTGATATCGCTGGTGACGGCATTCGTCTTTCTGGGGGGGCTTCAGCTCTTCCTCACCAAGACGAAGTGGGGACTGGCGATCAGGGCGGCGGCCTGCGATCTAAGGGTCGCGGGATTGATGGGGGTCAACACCAGCAAGCTGATCTCCATAGTCTTCTTCGTCGCCGGACTTCTGGCGGCTGTGGGAGGAATATTTCTCTCCGTCCGCTACACTCTGTACCCCCAGCTGGGTATGATCACCATAAAGGCCTTCGTGGCGGCGGTCATAGGCGGTCTGGGTTCCCTTCCCGGAGCCGTCGTCGGCAGCCTGATCCTAGGACTTGCGGAGATGCTCACGGCAGGCTTCCTTTCCAGTCAGCTCAGAGACCTAGTGGTATTCTCGCTGCTTGTCATAACCCTCATAGTCCGTCCGACCGGCCTCTTCGGCAAAGACGTCAAGGAGAAGGTGTAACCATGTCAGCGTATGCCGAAGGTATTTTCATACTGTTGCTCATAAACGCCATAGCGGCCATGGGGGTGTCGCTCCTCACGGGGTTCACCGGGATATTCACCCTCGGTCACGCAGCTTACCTGGCCCTGGGATCCTACACCACCGCCATACTTACCCTGGACTACGGCATCGCCTGGCTCCCGGCGGTTCTGGCCGGTGGAATAGTCGCCATGGTAGTGGGCTATCTCATAGGACTTCCCACCTTGAAGCTCATGGGAGACTACTACGCCATAGCCTCCATAGGTCTGGCGGAATCCATAAGGCTCATACTGGAAAACTGGCAGAGCCTGACCAACGGAGCCAGAGGTCTGGCCGGAATAGACACCTTCACCACACTGCCTGTGGCACTGTCGTTTTTCATAGTTATGGCGATAGTGGCGTTCTGCCTTATAAACGGACGGTTCGGCCGATCCCTCAAGGCCTGTCGGGACGACCACGTCGCAGCGGCTCTTCTCGGCTTCGACGTGGCCAAGATAAGGGTGGCCAGCCTGTCCATATCGGCCCTATACTGCGGACTGGCCGGAGGGCTCTACGCCGGGTTCATATCCTTCATACAGCCCATGATGTTCGACATGCTCAAGTCCACCGAGATGACCGCCGTGGTGGTCTTCGGAGGACTGGGCTCCATGAGCGGCTGTATCCTGGGAACGACGGTCATAACCATGGTCACCGAGCTGTTCCGACCTATATCCCAGTACAGGATGCTAATCTACGGTCTGGTTCTGGTTCTGGTGATGGTCCTCCGTCCCGAAGGAATGATGGGACAGCACGAGATAGGAGGCCTTTTGAAACGACTTTTCAGGAGAGGCGGTGATCGCTCATGACCGCCATACTCGAACTGGACAACCTCAATAAGTTCTTCGGAGGCGTACACGCCGTCAGGGACGTGTCGTTCTCCCTGGAAAAAGGGGAGCTGGCCGGGCTCATAGGCCCCAACGGCGCGGGAAAGACCACCATATTCAACCTGATAACCGGCGTCTATCCCCTTGATTCGGGACATATCGTCTCGAACGGCAAGGAGATCAACGGGCTGAGAACCTGCGACGCGGTCGGACTGGGAATAGCCAGGACATTCCAGAACCTGAGGCTCTTCAAGGGCTCCACAGTGCTGGAAAACGTCATGACCGCCGGACAGAGACACCACCGCTACTCCTTCCTCGAAGCGGCCACCCATCTGGGGCGGTGGAAGAAGACGGAAAAGACCATCCGGGACGAGGCCATGGAATACCTGGAAAAGGTAAACCTGGCCAAAGACGCCGACAGGATGGCCGGAACCCTTCCATACGGGCACCAGAGAAGGCTGGAGATAGCCAGAGCACTGGCCCTCAGACCCGAGCTTCTTCTGCTGGACGAACCGGCGGCGGGAATGAACCCGGAGGAGGTCCAGGCCCTGAACGGCCTTATCGTCGGCATACACAAGGAGTTCGACCTCACCATACTGGTCATAGAGCACCACATGGAGCTGGTGATGGAGATATGTCCTCACGTGGTCTGCCTGAACTTCGGTGCCGTCATAGCAGAGGGACCGCCGGAGGAGATACAGGGCAACCCGGAGGTCCTCAAGGCCTATCTCGGCGAGGAGGTGGAATGATGGACGGCAAGAAACCGCTTCTTTCGGTCAGGGGACTTGAGGTAAGCTACGGAGCCATAAAGGCGCTGCTAGGAGTGGACCTGGACGTTTACGAGGGAGAGATCGTCTCTGTCATAGGGGCCAACGGCGCCGGAAAATCCACCTTGATGAACGCCATTATGGGCGACGTGGCCAGACAGGCCGGAGAGGTATCCCTGGATGGCAAGCCTCTCTCCAGCAAAAGCTTTCAGGTTGTTCACCAGGGAGTGTCCCTCTCTCCGGAGGGACGAAAGGTATTCGCACCCCTGACGGTTGAGGAAAACCTCATGATGGGCGCCTTTCCCAGACAGGACAGACTGGAGATACACCGAACCCTGGCCCATGTCTTCGAGCTATTCCCCAGGCTGGAGGAAAGACGGCAACAGTACGCTGGAACCCTCTCCGGCGGGGAACAGCAGATGCTGGCCATAGGAAGGGCCCTCATGTCGACCCCAAGGGTGCTCCTGCTGGACGAACCGTCACTGGGACTGGCTCCCATAGTGATAAAGGACATTTTCAAGGAACTCAAGACGATAAACGAGGGTGGCATGACCATCCTGTTGGTGGAACAGAACGCCAGACAGGCTCTCATGCTGTCCCACAGGGCCTACGTCCTTCAGACCGGAAGGGTAATCATGGAGGGACCGTCGAAGGAACTCCTGGCCAATCCGGAGGTCGAGGCCGCCTACTTGGGAACGGGTCATCACTGAAACCAGCATAAAAATCGATAAGCGCTATAAAAAGAGCCGAAAACCCCACGCACATGGGTCTTTCGGCTCTTTTCGCTTAAAAAAATTTTTTTACGGTCCCTCCGACCTATCTTGTCGCACCTAATGGGTACAGTAGTGTAGACGACACCTATTAAAGGAGGGAAGAACGTGAATCGTACAACTCAATTTCTCGATCCTTCCATCAAGAAAAAGATAATAAATGAACTATCCGAACTCTCCCGAGATATGGACTCCACGAAGGGTCCGCTCAGTGGCGTCATAAAATCTAAGATAGACCATAAGATAGAGTACTTCCGCAAATGGATGTCCGGAGACATTCCGTCGGACTCGGGGCAAATATTGATGGAGACAGAGACCATGGAGCTACTGGTCGAGATAGCCATCAGGAACTGCCGCTCCAACCTTTCGGAGACGAGCTCGGATAGGATAAGAGAACGTTGCAGCAGGATATCCAGAACCGTGAGGCGTATAGCCGGGCAGACCCCTTAAAGATGGGTAAAAGCACATCTTCCGCCAGAGCCGTGAGGCTGAACAACATAATGAGACAGCTTCTCTTCCACAGAGAGGTCGACGGAGATGCGTTGATGGAGGCCTCCTGCGCAAACACAAGGAGAACATTCGAGAGGGATCTTCAGTTCCTGCGAACCGAACACTGTGCAAACATAGTCTACGACCCT from Dethiosulfovibrio russensis encodes:
- a CDS encoding SpoIIE family protein phosphatase, which codes for MNGPLFLEVDVAQRAKEGQCICGDSFLSHRMADKNRVLSVLSDGLGSGVKANILSSMTATMALRFAASDMDFLHSAEIMMEALPICQVRKISYATFTVVDSVLKGWTRMIEMDNPSSIVIRDGEVLPLSYREVESPRWNDRKIRMSEILTKPEDRIIIMSDGITQSGMGTYSHPLGWGEEGCRSFVLKTVRRRPDISAGDLAVRVMEEAISKEPSRRSGDDMTCAVMYFRRPRNLILLTGPPFSKDRDGEYAAALKDFEGTKVICGGTTAEIVGRRLGKSIETDLESWSPGVPPRSSMEGVDLITEGILTLTEAKKILESQRGLRETNPAAELARLLLDNDVINFVVGTRINEAHQDPTLPVEIEIRRNIVKGIATVLEEKHLKEVSIRYF
- a CDS encoding ABC transporter substrate-binding protein, with the protein product MRKLFVLCMAVALCCTMAAGAMAEETVKIGYLAALTGDWAAYGQTEKNTAQLAVDEINAKGGIDGRKVELVVYDFRGRQEDAVNAVRRLLEEDKVSAIVGANASGINIATAALVNRAEVPQIGTVSTNPMVTVDRKGKVRPYSFRICFTDPYQGKLIAWFAAKELGKTKAAVLYDIASDYAQGLREFFIKSFEEYGGETVADEAFKGAQDVDFRAQLTKIREAGADVLVLPNMGKEMALIMKQARELGMDDLVFVGGDGYAEFMWEIAGKSMENSYWINHVSPSDPNMAKFFEDYEAKYNDECKEFVNGILGYDAMYWLFDAIDRADSTDSVKIAQALADTKDLQLHHATITMDEFHNPLNKDGIVLIAKDGKGQFFKKIKPE
- a CDS encoding branched-chain amino acid ABC transporter permease, whose translation is MATLIQQIINGLSLGSIYALIAVGYSLVYSILMFSNFAHGGFLIIGGYLCYFALNSAGFNIWVAGFGALIGAGFAAVATERLTYKPIRERTSVTLYLLIASMGMNIVIENIFVIVAGGRFRALPPVIPTTPVHLFGNATTSALDLISLVTAFVFLGGLQLFLTKTKWGLAIRAAACDLRVAGLMGVNTSKLISIVFFVAGLLAAVGGIFLSVRYTLYPQLGMITIKAFVAAVIGGLGSLPGAVVGSLILGLAEMLTAGFLSSQLRDLVVFSLLVITLIVRPTGLFGKDVKEKV
- a CDS encoding branched-chain amino acid ABC transporter permease; amino-acid sequence: MSAYAEGIFILLLINAIAAMGVSLLTGFTGIFTLGHAAYLALGSYTTAILTLDYGIAWLPAVLAGGIVAMVVGYLIGLPTLKLMGDYYAIASIGLAESIRLILENWQSLTNGARGLAGIDTFTTLPVALSFFIVMAIVAFCLINGRFGRSLKACRDDHVAAALLGFDVAKIRVASLSISALYCGLAGGLYAGFISFIQPMMFDMLKSTEMTAVVVFGGLGSMSGCILGTTVITMVTELFRPISQYRMLIYGLVLVLVMVLRPEGMMGQHEIGGLLKRLFRRGGDRS
- a CDS encoding ABC transporter ATP-binding protein — translated: MTAILELDNLNKFFGGVHAVRDVSFSLEKGELAGLIGPNGAGKTTIFNLITGVYPLDSGHIVSNGKEINGLRTCDAVGLGIARTFQNLRLFKGSTVLENVMTAGQRHHRYSFLEAATHLGRWKKTEKTIRDEAMEYLEKVNLAKDADRMAGTLPYGHQRRLEIARALALRPELLLLDEPAAGMNPEEVQALNGLIVGIHKEFDLTILVIEHHMELVMEICPHVVCLNFGAVIAEGPPEEIQGNPEVLKAYLGEEVE
- a CDS encoding ABC transporter ATP-binding protein, with the protein product MMDGKKPLLSVRGLEVSYGAIKALLGVDLDVYEGEIVSVIGANGAGKSTLMNAIMGDVARQAGEVSLDGKPLSSKSFQVVHQGVSLSPEGRKVFAPLTVEENLMMGAFPRQDRLEIHRTLAHVFELFPRLEERRQQYAGTLSGGEQQMLAIGRALMSTPRVLLLDEPSLGLAPIVIKDIFKELKTINEGGMTILLVEQNARQALMLSHRAYVLQTGRVIMEGPSKELLANPEVEAAYLGTGHH